From a single Pseudomonas sp. A34-9 genomic region:
- a CDS encoding aldehyde dehydrogenase, whose amino-acid sequence MFELAEWQRRAVALKFPDQAVIDGKYCAAQSGQTFAAINPATGQCLANVAACGEADVDAAVRNARQVFEAGTWSQRSPAERKQVLLRLADLLMSHREELALLDSLNMGKPVMDAYNIDVPGAAGVFRWYAEAIDKLYDQVAPSAPNVFATITREALGVVAAVVPWNFPLDMAAWKLAPALAAGNSVILKPAEQSPFSALRLAELALEAGLPAGVLNVLPGLGEQTGKALGLHADVDCLVFTGSTQVGKYFMAYSAQSNLKQVWLECGGKSANLVFADCQDLDLAAEKAAFGIFFNQGEVCSANSRLLVQRSIHDEFVERLKAQAERWLPGDPLDPQSSAGAIVDHQQTASIMRFIRSAEQSGATRVCGGEQRRFNGSDNFIEPTIFTGVTTDMPLFRDEVFGPVLAVMPFDDEAEAISLANDSVYGLAASLWTDDLNRAHRVARQLRAGTVSVNTVDALDVTVPFGGGKQSGFGRDLSLHSFDKYTQLKTTWFQLR is encoded by the coding sequence GTGTTCGAGCTTGCAGAGTGGCAGCGCCGTGCCGTTGCATTGAAGTTTCCCGACCAGGCCGTGATCGACGGCAAATATTGCGCCGCTCAATCGGGGCAGACCTTCGCCGCGATCAACCCGGCGACCGGGCAATGCCTGGCGAATGTCGCCGCGTGTGGTGAGGCGGATGTCGACGCCGCCGTGCGCAATGCGCGACAGGTGTTTGAGGCCGGTACGTGGTCGCAACGTTCTCCGGCCGAACGCAAGCAAGTGCTGCTGCGCTTGGCTGATCTGCTGATGAGTCATCGCGAAGAACTGGCCTTGCTCGACTCGCTGAACATGGGCAAACCGGTGATGGACGCTTACAACATCGACGTGCCCGGCGCCGCCGGGGTGTTCCGTTGGTACGCCGAAGCCATCGACAAGCTCTACGATCAGGTCGCGCCCAGTGCGCCGAATGTGTTTGCGACGATTACCCGTGAAGCGCTCGGTGTGGTTGCGGCGGTCGTGCCGTGGAATTTCCCGTTGGACATGGCGGCGTGGAAGCTTGCGCCGGCATTGGCGGCGGGCAATTCGGTGATTCTCAAACCGGCCGAGCAGTCACCGTTTTCGGCCTTGCGTCTGGCTGAGCTGGCGCTGGAAGCGGGGCTGCCGGCGGGTGTGTTGAACGTCTTGCCGGGGCTTGGCGAGCAGACCGGCAAGGCGTTGGGGTTACACGCGGATGTCGATTGTCTGGTGTTCACTGGCTCCACTCAGGTCGGCAAATATTTCATGGCGTATTCCGCGCAATCAAACCTCAAGCAGGTGTGGCTGGAGTGCGGTGGCAAGAGCGCCAATCTGGTGTTCGCTGATTGTCAGGATCTGGATCTGGCGGCGGAGAAAGCGGCGTTCGGGATTTTCTTCAATCAAGGTGAAGTCTGCTCGGCCAATTCGCGCTTGCTGGTGCAGCGTTCGATCCATGATGAGTTTGTCGAACGCCTGAAAGCCCAGGCCGAGCGTTGGTTGCCGGGGGATCCGCTGGATCCGCAGAGCAGTGCTGGCGCGATCGTCGATCACCAGCAGACGGCGAGCATCATGCGCTTCATTCGCAGTGCCGAGCAGTCGGGGGCGACGCGTGTTTGTGGGGGGGAGCAGCGGCGCTTCAACGGCTCGGATAATTTTATTGAGCCGACCATTTTTACCGGTGTAACAACCGACATGCCGCTGTTTCGTGACGAGGTGTTTGGGCCGGTGCTGGCGGTTATGCCGTTCGATGATGAAGCCGAGGCGATCAGCTTGGCCAATGACAGCGTGTACGGACTGGCGGCCTCGCTGTGGACCGATGACCTCAACCGCGCACATCGCGTGGCGCGGCAGTTGCGCGCGGGCACGGTGTCGGTCAATACGGTGGATGCGCTGGACGTTACGGTGCCTTTTGGCGGCGGCAAACAATCGGGTTTCGGCCGCGATCTGTCGCTGCACTCGTTCGACAAATACACCCAGCTGAAAACCACCTGGTTTCAGTTGCGCTGA
- a CDS encoding ABC transporter permease — MFKRNSWLSRSLTPKTALPVQVVWSASGLAWVLLVGLWAGLSYGGVVPGMFLPTPGAVVEAAVRLGRDGTLGTHVWASVEVVMVGFIVSSLVAVPLGLLMGSFRIVQAFLEPLVNFIRYLPVTSFVPLFILWIGIGLEQRVSVIIFGVFFQQLVMIADVSKGISKDLINASYTLGSSRRDAVLHVIAPASVPGVLDTLRVTMGWAWTYLVVAELVAASSGLGYLSLKAMRGFQVDVIFLAIAIIGLLGLVTDQLFRFLRLRVAAWAQ, encoded by the coding sequence ATGTTCAAGCGCAATTCGTGGCTGAGCCGCAGCCTCACGCCGAAAACCGCTTTGCCGGTGCAAGTGGTATGGAGCGCCAGCGGTCTGGCCTGGGTGTTGTTGGTCGGCCTGTGGGCCGGGTTGTCTTACGGCGGCGTTGTCCCGGGGATGTTCCTGCCGACGCCGGGCGCGGTGGTTGAAGCCGCCGTACGCCTGGGCCGCGACGGCACGCTGGGCACGCATGTCTGGGCCAGCGTCGAAGTGGTGATGGTCGGCTTCATTGTTTCGTCGCTGGTGGCGGTGCCGTTGGGGTTGCTGATGGGCAGCTTCCGCATTGTTCAGGCGTTCCTTGAACCGCTGGTGAACTTCATTCGTTACTTGCCGGTGACCTCGTTTGTGCCGCTGTTCATCTTGTGGATCGGCATCGGTCTGGAGCAGCGCGTGTCGGTGATTATCTTCGGTGTGTTCTTTCAGCAACTGGTGATGATTGCCGACGTCTCGAAGGGCATTTCCAAGGACCTGATCAACGCCTCCTACACCCTGGGCTCCAGTCGCCGTGATGCGGTGTTGCATGTGATCGCGCCGGCCTCGGTGCCCGGTGTACTCGACACCTTGCGCGTGACCATGGGCTGGGCCTGGACCTATCTGGTGGTGGCTGAACTGGTCGCCGCTTCCAGCGGTTTGGGTTACCTGAGCCTGAAGGCCATGCGCGGCTTTCAGGTGGATGTGATTTTCCTCGCCATCGCGATCATCGGCCTGCTCGGTCTGGTCACCGATCAACTGTTCCGTTTTCTTCGCTTGAGGGTTGCCGCATGGGCTCAGTGA
- a CDS encoding ABC transporter ATP-binding protein: MGSVTAANHRFIEPVATPAQAAPRLQVDKVSLRYKKPDGGTFTALEEVSFEVPDQQFAVLVGPSGCGKSSLLYLTAGLAEPTSGEIYVGGQQVQGPGADRGMVFQSYTLFPWLTVRQNVEFGLKRRGMPAARRKEIVDYYVNEVGLAGFADNYAKQLSGGMMQRVAIARALANDPQILLMDEPFGALDSQTRLQMQQLLLRVWGNSKKTVLFVTHDIDEAILLGDRVYVMGAKPGRIKQILDVPIERPRSLDMVMERSFIDMKRQIFGLLHDDLEEVH, from the coding sequence ATGGGCTCAGTGACTGCTGCCAATCATCGTTTCATCGAACCTGTCGCGACCCCGGCACAAGCCGCGCCACGCTTGCAGGTGGATAAAGTCAGCCTGCGTTACAAGAAGCCTGACGGCGGGACCTTTACGGCGCTGGAAGAGGTGTCGTTCGAGGTGCCGGATCAGCAATTCGCCGTGTTGGTCGGGCCGTCGGGTTGCGGTAAATCGAGTCTGTTGTACCTGACCGCTGGTCTGGCTGAACCGACGTCCGGCGAGATCTACGTTGGCGGCCAGCAAGTGCAAGGCCCCGGCGCGGATCGCGGCATGGTCTTCCAGAGCTACACATTGTTCCCGTGGCTGACGGTGCGGCAAAACGTCGAGTTCGGCCTCAAGCGCCGCGGCATGCCGGCGGCGCGGCGCAAGGAGATTGTCGATTACTACGTTAACGAAGTCGGCCTCGCCGGGTTCGCCGACAATTACGCCAAGCAACTGTCGGGCGGGATGATGCAGCGCGTAGCGATTGCGCGGGCACTGGCCAATGATCCGCAGATTCTGCTGATGGACGAACCTTTCGGTGCCCTCGACAGCCAGACGCGTTTGCAGATGCAGCAGTTGTTGCTGCGGGTCTGGGGCAACAGCAAGAAGACCGTGTTGTTCGTCACCCATGACATCGACGAAGCGATTCTGCTCGGTGACCGGGTCTATGTGATGGGCGCCAAACCCGGGCGGATCAAACAGATACTCGATGTGCCGATCGAACGCCCGCGCTCACTCGACATGGTCATGGAGCGCTCGTTCATCGACATGAAACGGCAGATATTCGGATTGCTGCATGACGACCTGGAAGAAGTGCATTGA
- a CDS encoding ABC transporter substrate-binding protein encodes MIKSLCIRLTHPLAITALAATVATSAQAGTLSIGHTTWVGYGTLYLAQDLGYFKENGLTVELPVVEEASMYMAAQASGQLSGSASTIDEVLKYRPQFCFKAVAALDDSHGGDGVLVGKDVKSLQELKGKSVAVNEGSTSQFWLSYLLKKNGMTMSDITVQNMTADDAATAFIAGRVPAAVTWEPHLSMVRDKQQGKVLIDSSSTPGVIVDVVALNCSVIEKQPQDVKALVAGLYKAVQYTKDHPEDAYKIMAKGVGGYLSDPKELAAAAQGVRFYDQAMSEKLLGSPGKPGDSAPLIKLANETASELQGKPYNVSNDELVDNRFVSPL; translated from the coding sequence ATGATCAAGTCCTTGTGTATTCGTCTTACTCATCCACTGGCAATCACCGCCCTGGCCGCCACGGTCGCGACCAGCGCCCAGGCCGGCACCCTGTCCATCGGCCACACCACGTGGGTCGGCTACGGCACCCTTTACCTGGCTCAGGATCTGGGCTACTTCAAGGAAAACGGCCTGACCGTCGAGTTGCCGGTGGTCGAGGAAGCGTCGATGTACATGGCCGCGCAGGCGTCCGGGCAATTGTCCGGTTCGGCGTCGACCATCGATGAAGTGCTCAAATACCGCCCGCAGTTCTGCTTCAAGGCAGTCGCAGCGCTGGATGACAGCCATGGCGGTGACGGCGTGCTGGTCGGTAAAGATGTGAAGAGCCTGCAGGAACTCAAGGGCAAATCCGTCGCGGTCAACGAAGGCTCCACTTCGCAGTTCTGGCTCTCGTACCTGCTGAAAAAGAATGGCATGACGATGAGCGACATCACCGTGCAGAACATGACCGCAGACGATGCCGCCACCGCGTTCATCGCCGGTCGCGTGCCGGCCGCCGTCACTTGGGAGCCGCACCTGTCGATGGTCCGCGACAAGCAGCAAGGCAAAGTGCTGATCGACAGCAGCAGTACCCCGGGCGTGATCGTCGATGTGGTTGCGCTCAATTGCAGCGTCATAGAAAAACAGCCGCAAGACGTCAAGGCGCTGGTCGCCGGTTTGTACAAAGCCGTGCAGTACACCAAGGACCATCCGGAAGACGCCTACAAAATCATGGCCAAAGGCGTCGGCGGTTACCTGTCTGATCCGAAGGAACTGGCCGCCGCCGCACAAGGCGTGCGCTTCTACGATCAAGCCATGAGCGAGAAACTGCTCGGCTCGCCGGGCAAACCGGGCGACAGCGCCCCGCTGATCAAGCTGGCCAACGAAACCGCCAGCGAATTGCAGGGCAAACCGTACAACGTCAGCAACGACGAACTGGTCGACAACCGTTTCGTCAGCCCGCTCTAG
- a CDS encoding Lrp/AsnC family transcriptional regulator: protein MSKLDRYDLSILAELQRDARISNQELAERIGLSPSPCSRRVKQLEDDGYISRQVALLDRKMLGLSLTAYVLIGMDRHTPERFENFEAAIRTLPQVLECSLVTGVDADYQLKVVVPDMDHYQKLLLGHLTRIEGVTSVRSSFVLNQVLNSTELPLTHLRN, encoded by the coding sequence ATGAGCAAACTCGACCGTTACGATCTGAGCATTTTGGCGGAATTGCAGCGCGACGCCCGCATCTCCAACCAGGAATTGGCCGAGCGCATCGGTCTGTCGCCCTCCCCCTGCTCGCGCCGGGTCAAGCAGCTGGAAGACGACGGCTACATCTCGCGTCAGGTGGCGTTGCTCGATCGCAAGATGCTCGGGCTGAGCCTGACCGCTTATGTATTGATCGGCATGGACCGGCATACGCCGGAGCGCTTCGAGAACTTCGAGGCGGCGATTCGCACGTTGCCGCAGGTGCTGGAGTGCAGCCTGGTGACGGGCGTGGATGCGGATTACCAGTTGAAAGTGGTGGTGCCGGACATGGATCACTATCAGAAGCTGCTGCTCGGACACCTTACCCGGATTGAAGGCGTGACCAGCGTGCGCTCGAGTTTTGTGCTGAATCAGGTGTTGAACAGCACTGAACTGCCCCTCACCCACCTGCGCAACTGA
- a CDS encoding cation diffusion facilitator family transporter — MTSSPEHARLLRLATRASVAVACTLIVAKAIAWWFSGSVSMLAGLTDSALDGITSMLNLLAVHYALRPADDDHRYGHGKAESLAGMAQALFIGGSAVLIAFQAYERLHDPQPLGAPWLSIGVIVFSLLLTAALLVLQHRVIKQTGSNAVRADSLHYRSDMLLNGSILIALVLAGFGFDQLDAWFGLGIAGYILWSAIQIARESFSVLMDEELPTDVSQHMLELACSVPGVLGAHDLRTRISGNHWFVQLHLELPGELTLSVAHGISDQAADAIHKAYPRAEVLVHADPQEVVKSEQAQTRLQ, encoded by the coding sequence ATGACCTCCAGCCCCGAACATGCTCGCCTGCTGCGGCTGGCGACTCGCGCCTCGGTAGCGGTCGCCTGCACGCTGATCGTCGCCAAAGCCATCGCCTGGTGGTTCAGCGGCTCGGTGAGCATGCTCGCCGGCCTGACCGACTCGGCGCTGGATGGCATCACCTCGATGCTCAATCTGCTGGCGGTGCATTACGCGCTGCGCCCGGCCGATGACGACCACCGTTATGGCCACGGCAAGGCTGAATCATTGGCGGGCATGGCGCAGGCATTGTTTATCGGCGGCAGTGCGGTGTTGATCGCGTTTCAGGCGTACGAGCGACTGCACGATCCGCAGCCGCTTGGCGCGCCATGGCTGAGCATCGGCGTGATCGTGTTTTCACTGCTGCTGACAGCGGCGTTGCTGGTGTTGCAGCATCGGGTGATCAAGCAGACGGGTTCCAACGCCGTGCGCGCCGACTCGCTGCACTATCGCTCGGACATGTTGCTCAACGGCAGCATCCTGATCGCGCTGGTATTGGCCGGATTCGGTTTTGATCAACTGGATGCGTGGTTCGGTCTGGGAATTGCCGGGTACATCTTGTGGAGCGCGATCCAGATCGCCCGGGAAAGTTTTTCGGTGTTGATGGATGAAGAGCTGCCGACGGACGTCAGTCAGCACATGCTCGAACTGGCCTGCAGTGTGCCAGGGGTGTTGGGCGCGCATGACTTGCGCACGCGGATCTCCGGCAACCACTGGTTCGTGCAGTTGCACCTGGAGCTGCCGGGGGAATTGACCCTGTCAGTGGCCCACGGCATCAGCGATCAAGCCGCCGATGCCATCCACAAAGCCTACCCGCGAGCCGAAGTGCTGGTGCACGCCGACCCGCAGGAAGTGGTCAAGTCAGAACAGGCGCAAACCCGGCTTCAGTAA
- a CDS encoding DUF6515 family protein, translating to MNSRIWRLAGVGLLCMSVSVQTLADEPQNRGPDGGGHGQDHQGNNQGHGGNNQPRPQNNPSQNQPPQNQPRPQNNEIIRGDNSRQFEHNGQQHNNNNGQWQNHDQNRPAYNPNPVRQPPPPPQLPANSLPIQPRPDAVRQTQEPRQGYYRDERPQNGYHNQQWQTGNRPNDNRWPGRPDGDGNGWGPGPQYRPGHVIDRFPDRDYRVPYRGQDYFYSGGYWYRPQGPRYIVVQPPRGIRIQYLPDYAREVWIGGSLLFLAAGSYYAYQEATQDYVVVEPPVQQPPQPQSQGYDVEAYPANGQSPEQVQQDGYQCYQYAVQQSGFDPRTATYQPAPEVVQAYRQAQGNCLSSRGYRVSY from the coding sequence ATGAATTCGCGCATCTGGCGTCTGGCCGGTGTTGGTTTGCTGTGTATGAGTGTCAGTGTGCAAACGCTCGCCGACGAGCCGCAGAATCGTGGGCCGGATGGCGGTGGCCACGGCCAGGACCATCAGGGCAATAATCAGGGGCATGGCGGCAACAACCAGCCGCGCCCGCAGAACAATCCATCCCAGAATCAGCCGCCACAGAATCAGCCGCGTCCGCAGAACAACGAGATCATTCGAGGCGACAACAGCCGCCAGTTCGAGCACAACGGCCAGCAGCACAACAACAATAATGGCCAGTGGCAAAACCACGACCAGAACCGTCCCGCGTACAACCCTAACCCGGTGCGCCAGCCACCCCCGCCACCCCAACTGCCGGCCAACAGCCTGCCGATTCAGCCACGGCCCGACGCCGTGCGCCAGACTCAAGAGCCGCGTCAGGGTTACTACCGCGACGAGCGTCCGCAGAACGGTTACCACAACCAGCAATGGCAGACCGGCAACCGGCCCAACGACAATCGCTGGCCGGGGCGTCCGGACGGGGATGGCAACGGCTGGGGGCCGGGCCCGCAATATCGCCCGGGGCACGTGATCGACCGTTTCCCGGATCGCGATTACCGCGTGCCGTATCGCGGCCAGGATTACTTCTATTCCGGCGGCTACTGGTATCGCCCGCAAGGCCCGCGCTACATCGTTGTGCAGCCGCCGCGCGGGATTCGCATCCAGTATTTGCCCGATTACGCCCGTGAAGTGTGGATTGGTGGTTCGCTGCTGTTTCTCGCCGCCGGTTCCTACTATGCCTATCAGGAAGCGACGCAGGATTACGTGGTGGTCGAGCCGCCGGTGCAGCAACCGCCGCAGCCGCAATCCCAAGGCTATGACGTCGAAGCCTATCCGGCCAACGGCCAGTCGCCGGAGCAGGTGCAGCAGGACGGTTACCAGTGCTATCAATACGCCGTGCAGCAAAGCGGTTTCGACCCGCGCACCGCGACCTATCAACCAGCGCCCGAAGTGGTGCAGGCCTATCGACAGGCTCAGGGCAATTGCCTGAGCAGTCGCGGTTATCGGGTCAGTTACTGA
- the hrpB gene encoding ATP-dependent helicase HrpB, with the protein MNSLPIDDVLPALREALATRHEAVLEAPPGAGKTTRVPLALLNEAWLAGQTILMLEPRRLAARAAAERLASELGEKVGETVGYRIRLDSKVGPNTRIEVVTEGILTRRLQDDPALEGVGLLIFDEFHERSLDADLALALSLNGRELFRAEQPLKILLMSATLEGERLAGLLDDAPILRSEGRMYPVTMRWGRPFQPGEYIDQRVTQTVLEALHDETGSLLVFLPGQAEIRRVHQQLADAIGERSDVLLCPLHGELDLNAQRAAIDPAPAGQRKVVLATNIAETSLTINGVRVVIDAGLARVPRFDPGSGMTRLETQRISKASATQRAGRAGRLEPGVCYRLWSQDQHEQLAAYGSAEILSADLASLALQLGRWGVTPGELVWLDVPPAAAYAQAQDLLQRLGALESEALTSHGQAMAELPAHPRIGHLLLRGQALGLANMACDVAALLGERDILRGAGADLHSRLVLLSGEERAARGAQGGVQRARQLARQYRGYLRGKASEPVSDPDHPRWLGALLALAYPDRVAQQRRAGGAEYRLANGRAALFAEADSLMKEPWIVIADLGSRQGQREERIYLAADFDPALFDSVLAEQVRNVDQLDWDEREGVLRAERQRKVGELILSREPLTGLDENARSQALVNLVRRKGLELLPWTPELRQWQARVALLRQLELNSQDDSQWPDVSDATLLNTLEDWLMPYLGKVSRLSHFANLDLSSIVRNLLPWPLPQKLDELAPHHLSVPSGSSIRLDYSEFPPILAVRLQELFGLADTPRIAGGRQVVKLHLLSPARRPVQVTQDLANFWRSTYAEVKKDLKGRYPKHYWPDDPLVAEATARAKPRGT; encoded by the coding sequence ATGAATTCTTTGCCAATCGATGACGTTTTACCCGCCCTGCGTGAAGCCTTGGCGACGCGCCACGAAGCTGTGCTCGAAGCACCGCCCGGTGCCGGTAAAACCACCCGCGTGCCTTTGGCCTTGCTCAATGAAGCGTGGCTGGCCGGGCAGACCATTCTGATGCTTGAGCCGCGCCGTCTCGCCGCGCGTGCAGCGGCGGAACGTCTGGCCAGCGAGCTGGGCGAGAAGGTCGGTGAAACCGTCGGTTATCGCATTCGTCTCGACAGCAAAGTCGGCCCCAATACCCGTATCGAAGTGGTCACCGAAGGCATTCTCACCCGGCGTTTGCAGGATGATCCGGCGCTGGAAGGCGTGGGCTTGCTGATCTTCGACGAATTTCACGAGCGTAGCCTCGACGCCGATCTGGCACTGGCCTTGAGTCTGAACGGTCGCGAACTGTTCCGAGCTGAACAGCCGCTGAAGATTTTGCTGATGTCGGCCACATTGGAAGGTGAACGTCTGGCCGGGTTGCTGGATGACGCGCCGATCCTGCGCAGCGAAGGGCGCATGTATCCGGTGACGATGCGCTGGGGGCGGCCGTTTCAGCCCGGCGAGTACATTGATCAACGCGTCACGCAAACCGTGCTCGAAGCGCTGCACGATGAAACCGGCAGTCTGTTGGTTTTCCTGCCGGGGCAGGCGGAAATCCGCCGCGTCCACCAGCAATTGGCCGATGCCATCGGTGAGCGCAGCGATGTGTTGCTCTGCCCGTTGCACGGTGAACTCGACCTCAATGCGCAACGCGCGGCGATCGATCCAGCGCCGGCCGGCCAGCGCAAAGTGGTGCTGGCGACCAATATCGCCGAGACCAGTCTGACCATCAACGGCGTGCGTGTAGTCATCGACGCCGGGTTGGCGCGGGTGCCGCGTTTCGATCCCGGCAGCGGCATGACGCGTCTCGAAACCCAGCGGATTTCCAAAGCCAGCGCCACTCAGCGCGCGGGCCGCGCCGGACGATTGGAACCGGGTGTTTGCTATCGCTTGTGGTCGCAGGATCAGCACGAACAACTCGCGGCTTATGGCAGTGCGGAAATTCTTTCGGCGGATCTCGCCAGCCTCGCGCTGCAATTGGGGCGCTGGGGTGTCACGCCGGGCGAACTGGTGTGGCTCGACGTTCCGCCAGCGGCAGCTTATGCACAGGCGCAGGATTTGCTGCAACGGCTCGGTGCGCTGGAAAGTGAGGCGCTGACTTCCCACGGTCAAGCCATGGCCGAGCTGCCGGCGCATCCGCGCATCGGTCACTTGTTACTGCGCGGTCAGGCGTTGGGCCTGGCGAACATGGCGTGCGATGTTGCTGCACTGCTTGGCGAGCGCGATATCTTGCGTGGCGCCGGGGCTGATCTGCACAGTCGTCTGGTACTGCTCTCTGGTGAAGAACGTGCGGCTCGAGGTGCGCAGGGCGGTGTGCAGCGCGCCAGGCAACTGGCGCGGCAATATCGCGGTTATCTGCGTGGCAAGGCGAGTGAGCCGGTCAGCGATCCCGATCATCCGCGTTGGCTCGGCGCATTGCTGGCGCTGGCGTATCCCGATCGTGTTGCGCAACAGCGGCGTGCCGGTGGCGCCGAATACCGTCTGGCCAACGGTCGCGCGGCGCTGTTCGCCGAAGCGGACAGCCTGATGAAAGAGCCGTGGATCGTCATCGCCGATCTCGGCAGCCGTCAGGGCCAGCGCGAAGAACGGATTTATCTGGCGGCGGATTTCGATCCGGCGCTGTTCGATTCGGTGCTCGCCGAACAGGTGCGCAATGTCGATCAACTCGACTGGGACGAACGCGAAGGCGTGCTGCGTGCCGAGCGGCAGCGCAAGGTCGGCGAGCTGATTCTCAGCCGTGAACCGCTGACCGGTCTCGACGAAAATGCGCGCAGTCAGGCGCTGGTCAACCTGGTGCGGCGCAAAGGTCTGGAGCTGTTGCCGTGGACGCCGGAATTGCGTCAGTGGCAGGCGCGCGTGGCGTTATTGCGGCAGTTGGAATTGAACAGTCAGGACGACAGTCAGTGGCCGGATGTCAGCGACGCGACGTTACTGAACACCCTCGAAGACTGGCTGATGCCGTATCTGGGCAAGGTCTCGCGGCTCAGTCATTTCGCCAATCTGGACCTGTCGAGCATCGTCCGCAATCTGCTGCCATGGCCGCTGCCGCAAAAGCTTGATGAACTGGCGCCACATCATCTGAGTGTGCCGTCGGGTTCATCGATTCGTCTGGACTACAGCGAGTTTCCACCGATTCTGGCGGTGCGTTTGCAGGAATTGTTTGGTCTGGCGGATACGCCGCGCATTGCCGGCGGACGACAGGTGGTCAAGTTGCATCTGCTGTCGCCGGCGCGGCGGCCGGTGCAGGTGACGCAGGATCTGGCCAACTTCTGGCGCAGCACCTATGCCGAGGTGAAGAAGGATTTGAAGGGCCGCTATCCGAAGCACTATTGGCCGGACGATCCGTTGGTGGCCGAGGCGACGGCGCGGGCGAAACCGCGCGGAACCTGA
- a CDS encoding DUF2788 domain-containing protein, translating to MDPALLEEWMMTGLVSILIIFMGFIVWDLAKKSKAGRFGSFILFFVLGLGVAAFIIKSVVIGLIESGAL from the coding sequence ATGGATCCAGCACTATTAGAAGAGTGGATGATGACCGGCCTGGTCAGCATCCTGATCATTTTCATGGGTTTTATCGTCTGGGATCTGGCGAAAAAATCCAAGGCCGGGCGCTTTGGCTCGTTCATTCTGTTCTTCGTGCTCGGGCTGGGCGTGGCCGCGTTCATCATCAAGAGTGTGGTGATCGGCCTGATCGAATCCGGCGCTCTATAA
- a CDS encoding LysR substrate-binding domain-containing protein: MAAYNLRQLKYFITTVECGSVAEASRKLYIAQPAISTAIKGLEDSFGVQLLIRHHAQGVSLTPSGARFFRKAQELLRMAKEFEQNALADNDVVAGQIDIGCFETVAPLYLPQLIAGFSALYPGVKIRIRDGEQQELVQGLTSGAFDLVILYEHELDATIQTEPLMPAQRPYALLPANHRFAQYKQVSLRDLCLDPMILLDVQPSRTYFVSLFEELGLTPRIEFSSPSIEMVRGMVGQGFGFSILVTRPHSECTYDGKKVVCVDIVENVTGSGLVAAWLKRGQLTKPAQLFADYCREQLTAKTHL; this comes from the coding sequence GTGGCCGCCTACAATTTGCGTCAGCTGAAGTATTTCATCACCACCGTCGAATGCGGCAGCGTTGCCGAGGCTTCACGCAAGCTGTACATCGCGCAGCCGGCGATTTCCACCGCGATCAAAGGACTGGAAGACAGCTTCGGTGTGCAACTGCTGATCCGTCATCACGCCCAAGGTGTGTCGCTGACGCCAAGCGGTGCGCGGTTTTTTCGCAAGGCGCAAGAGTTGCTGCGCATGGCCAAGGAGTTCGAACAGAATGCCCTCGCCGACAATGACGTGGTCGCCGGGCAGATCGATATCGGGTGTTTCGAAACGGTCGCGCCGTTGTACCTGCCGCAGTTGATCGCCGGGTTCTCGGCGCTGTATCCGGGCGTGAAAATCCGCATTCGCGACGGTGAACAGCAAGAGCTGGTGCAAGGCCTGACGTCAGGCGCGTTCGATCTGGTGATTCTTTATGAACATGAACTCGACGCGACCATCCAGACCGAACCGCTGATGCCCGCGCAACGCCCGTATGCGCTATTGCCCGCCAACCACCGTTTTGCCCAATACAAGCAAGTGTCGCTGCGCGATCTTTGTCTGGATCCGATGATCCTGCTCGACGTGCAGCCGAGCCGGACTTACTTCGTCAGCCTGTTTGAAGAACTGGGGCTGACGCCGCGAATCGAGTTCAGCTCACCTTCCATCGAGATGGTGCGCGGCATGGTCGGTCAGGGTTTCGGCTTCTCGATTCTGGTGACCAGACCGCATTCGGAATGCACCTACGACGGCAAGAAAGTCGTGTGCGTGGACATCGTCGAGAACGTCACCGGGTCGGGTTTGGTGGCGGCGTGGCTCAAGCGCGGGCAACTGACCAAACCGGCGCAGTTGTTCGCCGATTATTGCCGCGAACAACTCACTGCCAAGACCCACCTTTAA